Genomic window (Lampris incognitus isolate fLamInc1 chromosome 3, fLamInc1.hap2, whole genome shotgun sequence):
GTGTGCTATGCCGAGTGTCTCTTGCAGAGAGCAGCACTAACCTTTCTTCAGGTGAGAGCCCATGTTTTCAATGAAGCAGCTCGTGTCGTGAGTCTGCGCTTGAGATTTATTTTAGTCATACATTCCTACCATGCTTTAGCATGAAAGGGATTTCTCTCTCCTTTGCCACTTatatcgcgctctctctctctctctctgtctctctctctctctctgtctctctctctgtgtctctctctctctgccgttCCAGGATGAAAACATGATCAGTTTCATCAAAGGAGGGATCAAAGTGAGGAATAGCTACCAGACATACAAGTGAGAATCTTTACATCTATCATGTTATGCTGTCATCTTTGACTACTTCACTTCAATGCTTACCCATTTCCCCCTCCATCCTTCTTTCACAATGTCTCTCTTTCTCAGCCTCCATCTTCTGTTTTGCCTTTTTTAAAACCTCCTCATCCATTCCCTTTACCTTCACTTCACAGGGAGCTGCATGCAGTCCTCCAGTCCACTGGCTACACTCACGGGGACAACCACGGCCATTTTGAGGGTGGTGTGAAGCTGGGGGTGGGCGCCTTCAACCTGGTGAGGAGTTGCACTCCCTGTTTATCATTACACCTCAGCCTCTTAGTTGTGGCAAGTAACTTCATGGGATTTTTATTCATCGGTGGGCACACGATGATGGGGGTTTCCCTGTACCAGGATCATTCCCATTGGTATTTGGTCCGCTGTCTTTCAAATGTTTGCATGTATTGTTTGAAGGCTTGTCTACGCTATCATGAAGTGCACTGCATTGTCCCCGTGTATCAAAATGCACACATCTTGGCCTGCAGTAGGCTAAAATATACCAAACAAAGGATTTCCAAAAGCAATTTCATGCAAGTTTGTTTTTAACCTAGTTGACTTTCTGCGGAAACCCCCTGACGCGGATATTTTACTTGTGGCCCAGAGCCAGGATACGTTGTCAAAATGTTCAATTGGAAACAAACCGTATCACAAGACTTAAAAGAAGGATGCAAACTCTAGGTGTGATGTGTGCCATTTATTTCCTGTTTCCTTTTCTTCTTGCAGATGATCTCCATGTTACCCACACGGACACTCAGGCTGCTGGAGTTTGTGGGCTTTTCTGGTAATAAGGTGAGCTCTTCTGACAGGCGAGAGCTAGTTATGGATGACATAAAGAGGAAACATAGCCATGGTTGACTGACAGGGAGAAGAGTTGTATAATGAATGTAGGTGTGGGGGGGTGAGGAGGCTTTAACAGGAGATACATTGTCCTGTGCTATGTTAGGCTATTCAGACTGTCTGTGTAGtaactctggtgtgtgtgtgtgtgtgtgtgtgtgtgtgtgtgtgtgtgtgtgtgtgtgtgtgtgtgtgtgtgtgtgtgtgtgtgtgtgtgtgtaggagtttGGTCTTCAGCAGCTCCAGGAGGGCtcagcagagaacacattcaggtccttcctgtgtaaCATGCTATTGCTCTGCTATCATACCTTCATGAGCTTCATACTTGGTGAGGCAGGAGTGaaccacacatacatgcacacacacatatatgataTCAAAAacaacagaaggagagagaggcaaAGGTCTAAGCtctatttttttttggtttttctcTTGCAGGCACTGGAGAGGGCGACGTGGAGGATGCAGAGAAACTACTGCAGCCATATCTCCAAAAGTATCCCAAGGTTGGCACACTTTAAACACCTTATATTAAGAtatttaataatgataataaatcaaacttatatagcgcttttctaacactcaaagtcactttacaataaacgggctgaaacaagacaacagataaacataacacagacatacaggggtggatgggaagggggggctaagagagggagaggcggcagccacacacgacgccagcagtattcTCCCACTTAAACAGTCACAAAAGggcattgattttctgtaggggtttactcccacagcctattcctctcccgaggtatccactaggcagtgacactgtttaacccatagctgggggctggttcgtgggcgtCAGGGAATATCaacacactggtgggcctgcgtactgcgcgtctaggggccagacctcctccgagtcccttgtaattcagccagggtccaacgtgtacccagttaccgtgtgtcaccacgaggaggcgctacatagggcttgctgttggagaggctatgtactggcagggagagacttacgcgctcggctctcctgtttgcatttctgctagccagcgatgaaggctgagagtgagacgtgacaggcacagaacactacaccaacacactagatgcctcacaacaaccccacttcttacacaagaattacagacacacaaATTATTTACAGTTATTATCCCTGTTTTTATATGATCATATAAACAGATCTAGCTGTAACAGTAGTCGCCCCCCTGTTGTTGtgttttaaaaagtaaactgTGGGTGCCATCTTTCTCCATAGGGATCCATCTTTTTGTTTTTCGCTGGTCGAATAGAGGAGATCAAAGGCAACCTGGATGCTGTGAGTGCCAATCATCTCCAGCTCACCTGAAATGATTCTCTGGCAGTCAGCTCACAAGGCAGAGTTTTGCCTTTTATATATTAAGCACCTCTCAaattatttgtttgtgtgtgtgtgtgtgtgtgtgtgtgtgtgtgtgtgtgtgtgtgtgtgtgtgtgtgtgtgtgtgcacattaatGTGTGTCTTTATCTTTGTTTCCTGCAGGCTATCAACCGTTTCGAGGAGTGCTGTGAGGCCCAGCAGCAGTGGAAACAGTTTCACCACATGTGTTACTGGGAGCTGATGTGGTGCTTCACATACAAGAGGCACTGGAAGATGGCTTACTTCTATGCTGACCTGCTCAGCAAGGAGAACACGTGGTCCAAGGTGGGCAAAACCTCAGGAGTAATTTTTGGCATTGTGGGGCAGGAGGATCTGCATGCATACAGTACACGTCAGTCTCGTGGCACTCATTAACCATTAAACTTTCAGCATCTcttatatattctctgcaccattgcactttatcacctcttatttcacctgtgtaagtcaatccttgtgtatatagtaGCTGAagcttgttgtgttgtagtgttgttattctatgttaagtacactgagaaatccacgaaaccagagtcaaattgcatgtatgtgcaaacccacatggccaataaacttaaTTCAGATTCTGAACTTGTAAATGGATTGATCAAGTGAACgtgtccaaaaactgcaagaaaacatgtggaagaacatactttaagttGCTTAGTTTAATGATAAAAATGGATTCTCTGTGTCAAAGGCAAAAATGGAGCATAGTCACATCTTTTCCCCCTCCTTGCAGGCTACCTATGCGTATATGAAAGCAGCCTACCTCAGCATGCTGACTAAGGATGACTGCCTGACATTTGGGGAGACTGAGCTAACTCTGTTCAGGTAGGAAGTGAAATTAAAACAGTCATCTACAGAGAATAATCTCTGCAACCACCATGAAACAGATAACTCATAGCCTCCCCGTATGTGACACAATATGACATCACCACCAGCATTTACTGCAAAGACATTTGAAATATATTGGTCAGGAGACGGAGCCGAGATGAGTAAATCCTGATGGGTGAGGTAATTTCTGACATGGTAAATTTCTTGGCACCTTAACCTTAAAGGTTTGCCCTAGCTAGAAAACTGTCACTGCCTTTGTTGACAGGAAGCTGATGTGTAAGTGCTATATAATATTGCCTGGGTTTGCTGGTCCTCCTTTAGTTCAAGTTGCAGTTCAGGTTCAAGTTTAAGCTTCTATTTTTAATTTGAACATAGTAGAAATTAGACTGGGTGAAATGTTCAAAGTAAGGAACACAAAGGATTTACATAAATGCAATACAGTTGCAAAAACTTCCAAAAGAGTGAATAACATATTAATTAGTAGGTATGTAAAGGAATTAGTTAGGGATTGGTATCCTCCTGCAATGAGTGAAATAAATCAAGAAGTGGGCCATTCACAAATTGAAATAATCTGCTTTATCTTTCTCTATTATACATGTATATAGTTAAACTTTCTTCCCCTCAACTATTATTCTTCAAGCTATCAACATGGGTATGAATAAATTGTGTCATAATACTCCCaggcaggtgccggggctgaAGCAGAAAATAGCAGGCAAGTCTTTGCCAACTGAGAAGTTTGCTATCAGGAAGGCCCGGCGCTACCTAGCAGAGAACCCAATtcctcttccagctcctcctctggtccgcAAGTCAATATTTCCTTAATTTTTCCCTTTTAAAATAATGAATGCAGAAGTTCTCAACTTCACCTGATGAGGTGAAaattcagtctgtgtgtgtgtgtgtgtgtgtgtgtgtgtgtgtgtgtgtgtgtgtgtgtgtgatgtttaggAGATGATGTACATCTGGAATGGCTACACAGTGATCGGTAAACACAAAGACCTGACAGAGGGCATGCTGAAAACACTGGATGAAGCACAGGCTAAACTTGACAGCAGCCCAAGTAAATAAAAACACCCCAGTTCTTAACTCTGGCCTGTTAAATGAAACAAGTTCCTGACAGTTGTCAAGTACATAAAACCGATTTTCAACTGTGGTCAAGAGGaattatttatcattattatttatctGGAGTGAAACTCACAGTCATTTGCTAACAATGTGATCTGCTTGAGCTTACTCTAAAATACTTCAGTGCTAAAATGATATTTGACTTAGTTTGATTCCCCGTTAGAGCATTTCAGGCTGTAACTGCAATCAAATTGTCTGTAGATATCGTCACAAACGAAGATGCCGTGATTGAAATCCCAAAATAGCAATCTTTATGACTAGTCGTAGTGACTGGTCCTCCTGACTGTCTTGTGCTTTTGCCAGGGAATGAATTCTCCATAGACGACCAGTGTCTGGTGAGTCTGTTGAGGGGACTGTGCCTCAAACACCTGGGCCACCAGGAGGAGGCAGAGCACTACTTCACCCTCATCCTGTGCAagtaagccacacacacacacacacacacacacacacacacacacacacacacacacacacatatatacacacacctgcAATCACACAAGCATGCATAGGCCAAGCCAAGGAAAGCACATATGCAAAATTATATGCCCTATAAGTGAAATTATCCAATCAGTtaccatctttaaaaaaaaaaaaacagtctacgACCTATCTCATTTCTTTCACTTTTCACTCCTTTGAAttatgttttttgggttttttttgtgttgtctTGTATTGTAATgaattcgggggcaaccacaggaactgccgcagctgggatgcgaacccataactcccgcaccgcgggagacatcactaaccagtcgactaaagggtcagacccattagccaagggccaacgtgtctacttatccatgcacattacactacccccctcttttggGAAAGTGCGTCAACGCaattcccacttctgacaccaatgtagcgaattctgggggcaaccacagcaactgccacagccgggacgcgaacctgtatcgcccgcattgcccgcaccacgggagacatcggtaaccgctcgactaaagggcccgacccattagccaagggccaacgtgtctacttatccatgcacgttacactacctccctcctttgGAAAAacgcgtccgcgcgtatcccacttctgacaccaatgtagtgaattcggagggcaaccacaggaactgccacaggcgggacgcgaacccgtatctcccgcactgcgggagacatcgctaacccgctcgactaaagggtccgacccattagccaagggccaacatgtctacttatccatgcacgttacagcatAGTTGTGCCACTTTAAGCTCCTTTTACTTGGAAGCAGCTTTATCTACTAAGTCTCATTTTGGAATTTGTTCATGTTTTATCATTTTATCTGTTTGTCTCTTGTTTTACATTTTGGAAccctgatttttaaaaaaagtgccataaaactgaaggtTTAATTACTTTCTAACTTAACTAGCTTTCTTATGTCCTTTAGAATATGTCTTGCAATGGGTAAATGCTAATAAGCCAAGTCAAATAGTTTGTTCATGCTTTGTACTTGACAAATACAAGCAATGCTATATAGTCCTGATACTGAAACCCAGCGCACACTACGACAGTAGAGGGAAATCTTGCATTCATGTTGGATACACCTCCATAGCGGCTGCTTCGTTTTACATTGTCCACAGTGAGGCCCAGATTAAGTATGACCACTACCTGGTTCCCAATGCCCTGCTGGAGCACGGCCTGCTGTGTCTGGAGCAAGGCAGGACCGATGAGGCCATCAAGCTCCTGGAGACAGCAAAGTAAGTGTCCACATTAAGTCACATCTGCACATAAAGAAACATGCTGTTGTTAGACCAGATAGTTCAGATATGATCCACTAACTCTATAGTTTGATGAAACATTAACGATGTTGTAGATTGGAACTATATACTTATATCTAAATTTTGAGCAATGCCTGTTCCAGGCATCCATGTAACGCCAGTGGGTTCAGATTAAAAATTTGAAATGAAAGACCTCATGGCACAAGGCTAGGTTACATTTGATCTGTTTTCTTCAAGCAGTTGTCGAGAATTTCTTGGATCAGTGAAATACAATTTAAAGACACAGGAAGTAACTGTAAAATTTTACAATGGTCATCGAATAATCAATAATGCTTTCCTCTCTTTTAGGCAAAATTATAAAAACTACTCCATGGAATCACGGACACACTTCCGTATCCAGGCTGCTTTACACAAAGCCAAGGGCACTGGGGAGAACGGGATCCACATGCCCTCTAGCCCCTAGTGCCCAGAGGAGGGCGCACCAGACTAGAGGCAGCATCCTGTTCCTGACATCCCACAATGCACCACTCAGCCCAACCCAATGCAGTGCCAGGTCGAGGAGTCGGGGTGAACCCAACAGAGCCAGCCCCGCGAGCACTAGACCCGATTTCAATATGGTGGCTACTGTTGGCTCTCATCTAGCTCAGAATATATCTGACTAAATCTAACCAATTTTTGAAAaaagtgaaagtgaaaagtgATAGTCTAGAGATGAGTAAGTCTCCTAACTGGGGAGCTAAATATAAAAAAAGCAATTAAAAATATTCTAGCACGGGGTGCCTCTGTAACTGA
Coding sequences:
- the ttc39a gene encoding tetratricopeptide repeat protein 39A isoform X1: MSHLEGALLISVLCQSQMALIPLQPTTKTCSRRRASRPALRCRLPYLPRRAHQPDLHLHLQVRDPRSPGWSPRTLSTEEVTSSPRVLETSPPPPLPLPSLPRIPQPTPSPHPPLLATTHGNLTDLPHLTKDAMQVKESPDSPDSPSRLSVINGSELDPIIADFKLQLPDNMDVLRSSDPPNGFPRSNLSKALEDCMAALDLFLKNNFEESQAHLRSRIKDSMYHALTYATILEMQAMMTFDPEHILAAGNTMKEAQAICQRYRKKSTFTNKNFTEEELHAEVCYAECLLQRAALTFLQDENMISFIKGGIKVRNSYQTYKELHAVLQSTGYTHGDNHGHFEGGVKLGVGAFNLMISMLPTRTLRLLEFVGFSGNKEFGLQQLQEGSAENTFRSFLCNMLLLCYHTFMSFILGTGEGDVEDAEKLLQPYLQKYPKGSIFLFFAGRIEEIKGNLDAAINRFEECCEAQQQWKQFHHMCYWELMWCFTYKRHWKMAYFYADLLSKENTWSKATYAYMKAAYLSMLTKDDCLTFGETELTLFRQVPGLKQKIAGKSLPTEKFAIRKARRYLAENPIPLPAPPLEMMYIWNGYTVIGKHKDLTEGMLKTLDEAQAKLDSSPRNEFSIDDQCLVSLLRGLCLKHLGHQEEAEHYFTLILCNEAQIKYDHYLVPNALLEHGLLCLEQGRTDEAIKLLETAKQNYKNYSMESRTHFRIQAALHKAKGTGENGIHMPSSP
- the ttc39a gene encoding tetratricopeptide repeat protein 39A isoform X2; the protein is MSFITNWRRSVKKNDSKKDAMQVKESPDSPDSPSRLSVINGSELDPIIADFKLQLPDNMDVLRSSDPPNGFPRSNLSKALEDCMAALDLFLKNNFEESQAHLRSRIKDSMYHALTYATILEMQAMMTFDPEHILAAGNTMKEAQAICQRYRKKSTFTNKNFTEEELHAEVCYAECLLQRAALTFLQDENMISFIKGGIKVRNSYQTYKELHAVLQSTGYTHGDNHGHFEGGVKLGVGAFNLMISMLPTRTLRLLEFVGFSGNKEFGLQQLQEGSAENTFRSFLCNMLLLCYHTFMSFILGTGEGDVEDAEKLLQPYLQKYPKGSIFLFFAGRIEEIKGNLDAAINRFEECCEAQQQWKQFHHMCYWELMWCFTYKRHWKMAYFYADLLSKENTWSKATYAYMKAAYLSMLTKDDCLTFGETELTLFRQVPGLKQKIAGKSLPTEKFAIRKARRYLAENPIPLPAPPLEMMYIWNGYTVIGKHKDLTEGMLKTLDEAQAKLDSSPRNEFSIDDQCLVSLLRGLCLKHLGHQEEAEHYFTLILCNEAQIKYDHYLVPNALLEHGLLCLEQGRTDEAIKLLETAKQNYKNYSMESRTHFRIQAALHKAKGTGENGIHMPSSP
- the ttc39a gene encoding tetratricopeptide repeat protein 39A isoform X3, encoding MISFIKGGIKVRNSYQTYKELHAVLQSTGYTHGDNHGHFEGGVKLGVGAFNLMISMLPTRTLRLLEFVGFSGNKEFGLQQLQEGSAENTFRSFLCNMLLLCYHTFMSFILGTGEGDVEDAEKLLQPYLQKYPKGSIFLFFAGRIEEIKGNLDAAINRFEECCEAQQQWKQFHHMCYWELMWCFTYKRHWKMAYFYADLLSKENTWSKATYAYMKAAYLSMLTKDDCLTFGETELTLFRQVPGLKQKIAGKSLPTEKFAIRKARRYLAENPIPLPAPPLEMMYIWNGYTVIGKHKDLTEGMLKTLDEAQAKLDSSPRNEFSIDDQCLVSLLRGLCLKHLGHQEEAEHYFTLILCNEAQIKYDHYLVPNALLEHGLLCLEQGRTDEAIKLLETAKQNYKNYSMESRTHFRIQAALHKAKGTGENGIHMPSSP